The Callithrix jacchus isolate 240 chromosome X, calJac240_pri, whole genome shotgun sequence genome contains a region encoding:
- the MAGED2 gene encoding melanoma-associated antigen D2 isoform X1, whose protein sequence is MSDTSESGAGVTRFQAEASEKDSSLTMQTQLTVTQNVEAPETPKASKAPEVSEDVKVSKASGVTKATEVSKTPEAQEAPATQASSTTQLTDTPVLAAENKSPAADTKKQNADPQAVTMPATDTKKASCVADTKVNAKAQETEAAASQAPADEPEPESTAAQAQENQDTRPKVKAKKARKVKHLDGEEDGSSDQSQASGTTGGRRVSKALMASMARRASRGPIAFWARRASRTRLAAWARRALLSLRSPKARRGKARRRAAKLQSSQEPEAPPPRDVALLQGRANDLVKYLLAKDQTKIPIKRSDMLKDIIKEYTDVYPEIIERAGYSLEKVFGIQLKEIDKNDHLYILLSTLEPTDAGILGTTKDSPKLGLLMVLLSIIFMNGNRSSEAVIWEVLRKLGLRPGIHHSLFGDVKKLITDEFVKQKYLDYARVPNSNPPEYEFYWGLRSYYETSKMKVLKFACKVQKKDPKEWAAQYREAMEADLKAAAEAAAEAKARAEIRARMGIGLGAENAAGPCNWDDADIGPWAKARIQAGAEAKAKGQESGSASTGTSTSTNNSASASTSGGFSTGTSLTATLTFGLFAGLGGAGASTSGSSGACGFSYK, encoded by the exons ATGTCTGACACAAGCGAGAGTGGTGCGGGTGTAACTCGCTTCCAG GCTGAAGCTTCAGAAAAGGACAGTAGCTTGACGATGCAGACTCAATTGACAGTGACCCAGAATGTGGAGGCCCCAGAGACACCGAAGGCCTCAAAGGCACCAGAGGTCTCAGAGGATGTGAAGGTCTCAAAAGCCTCTGGGGTCACAAAGGCCACAGAGGTCTCAAAGACCCCAGAGGCTCAGgaggcacctgccacccaggCCTCATCTACTACTCAGCTGACTGATACCCCGGTTCTGGCAGCTGAAAACAAGAGTCCAGCAGCTGACACCAAGAAGCAGAATGCTGACCCACAGGCTGTGACAATGCCTGCCACTGACACCAAAAAGGCCAGCTGTGTGGCTGATACGAAGGTCAATGCAAaggcccaggagactgaggctgctgcCTCTCAGGCCCCAGCAGATGAACCTGAGCCTGAGAGTACAGCTGCCCAGGCTCAGGAAAATCAGGATACTCGGCCCAAGGTCAAAGCCAAGAAAGCCCGAAAA GTGAAGCATCTGGATGGGGAAGAGGATGGCAGCAGTGATCAGAGTCAGGCTTCTGGAACCACAGGTGGCCGAAGGGTCTCAAAGGCTCTAATGGCCTCAATGGCCCGCAGGGCTTCAAGAGGTCCCATAGCCTTTTGGGCCCGCAGGGCATCAAGGACTCGGTTGGCTGCTTGGGCCCGGAGAGCCTTGCTCTCCCTGAGATCACCTAAAGCCCGGAGGGGCAAGGCTCGCCGCAGAGCTGCCAAGCTCCAGTCATCCCAAGAGCCTGAAGCACCACCACCTCGGGATGTGGCCCTTTTGCAAGGGAGG GCAAACGATTTGGTGAAGTACCTGTTGGCTAAAGACCAGACGAAGATTCCCATCAAACGCTCAG ACATGCTGAAGGACATCATCAAAGAATACACTGATGTGTACCCAGAAATCATTGAACGAGCAGGCTATTCCTTGGAGAAG GTATTTGGGATTCAATTGAAGGAAATTGATAAGAATGACCActtgtacattcttctcagcaccttaGAGCCCACTGATGCAGGCATACTGGGAAC GACTAAGGACTCACCCAAGCTGGGTCTGCTCATGGTGCTTCTTAGCATCATCTTCATGAATGGAAATCGGTCCAGTGAGG CTGTCATCTGGGAGGTGCTGCGCAAGTTGGGGCTGCGCCCTGG gaTACATCATTCACTCTTTGGGGATGTGAAGAAACTCATCACTGACGAGTTTGTGAAGCAGAA GTACCTGGACTATGCCAGAGTCCCCAATAGTAATCCCCCTGAATATGAGTTCTACTGGGGCCTGCGCTCTTACTATGAGACCAGCAAGATGAAAGTCCTCAAGTTTGCCTGCAAG GTACAAAAGAAGGATCCCAAGGAATGGGCAGCTCAGTACCGAGAGGCTATGGAAGCGGATTTGAAGGCTGCAGCTGAGGCTGCAGCTGAAGCCAAGGCGAGAGCCGAGATTAGAGCTCGAATGGGCATTGGGCTTGGCGCGGAGAACGCTGCTGGGCCCTGCAACTGGGATGATGCTGATATTGGACCCTGGGCCAAAGCCCGGATCCAGGCGGGAGCGGAAGCTAAAGCCAAAGGCCAAGAGAGTGGCAGTGCCAGCACCGGTACCAGTACCAGTACCAATAACAGTGCCAGTGCCAGCACCAGTGGTGGCTTCAGTACTGGTACCAGCCTGACCGCCACTCTCACATTTGGGCTCTTCGCTGGCCTTGGTGGAGCTGGTGCCAGCACCAGTGGCAGCTCTGGTGCCTGTGGTTTCTCCTACAAGTGA
- the MAGED2 gene encoding melanoma-associated antigen D2 isoform X2, producing MSDTSESGAGVTRFQVKHLDGEEDGSSDQSQASGTTGGRRVSKALMASMARRASRGPIAFWARRASRTRLAAWARRALLSLRSPKARRGKARRRAAKLQSSQEPEAPPPRDVALLQGRANDLVKYLLAKDQTKIPIKRSDMLKDIIKEYTDVYPEIIERAGYSLEKVFGIQLKEIDKNDHLYILLSTLEPTDAGILGTTKDSPKLGLLMVLLSIIFMNGNRSSEAVIWEVLRKLGLRPGIHHSLFGDVKKLITDEFVKQKYLDYARVPNSNPPEYEFYWGLRSYYETSKMKVLKFACKVQKKDPKEWAAQYREAMEADLKAAAEAAAEAKARAEIRARMGIGLGAENAAGPCNWDDADIGPWAKARIQAGAEAKAKGQESGSASTGTSTSTNNSASASTSGGFSTGTSLTATLTFGLFAGLGGAGASTSGSSGACGFSYK from the exons ATGTCTGACACAAGCGAGAGTGGTGCGGGTGTAACTCGCTTCCAG GTGAAGCATCTGGATGGGGAAGAGGATGGCAGCAGTGATCAGAGTCAGGCTTCTGGAACCACAGGTGGCCGAAGGGTCTCAAAGGCTCTAATGGCCTCAATGGCCCGCAGGGCTTCAAGAGGTCCCATAGCCTTTTGGGCCCGCAGGGCATCAAGGACTCGGTTGGCTGCTTGGGCCCGGAGAGCCTTGCTCTCCCTGAGATCACCTAAAGCCCGGAGGGGCAAGGCTCGCCGCAGAGCTGCCAAGCTCCAGTCATCCCAAGAGCCTGAAGCACCACCACCTCGGGATGTGGCCCTTTTGCAAGGGAGG GCAAACGATTTGGTGAAGTACCTGTTGGCTAAAGACCAGACGAAGATTCCCATCAAACGCTCAG ACATGCTGAAGGACATCATCAAAGAATACACTGATGTGTACCCAGAAATCATTGAACGAGCAGGCTATTCCTTGGAGAAG GTATTTGGGATTCAATTGAAGGAAATTGATAAGAATGACCActtgtacattcttctcagcaccttaGAGCCCACTGATGCAGGCATACTGGGAAC GACTAAGGACTCACCCAAGCTGGGTCTGCTCATGGTGCTTCTTAGCATCATCTTCATGAATGGAAATCGGTCCAGTGAGG CTGTCATCTGGGAGGTGCTGCGCAAGTTGGGGCTGCGCCCTGG gaTACATCATTCACTCTTTGGGGATGTGAAGAAACTCATCACTGACGAGTTTGTGAAGCAGAA GTACCTGGACTATGCCAGAGTCCCCAATAGTAATCCCCCTGAATATGAGTTCTACTGGGGCCTGCGCTCTTACTATGAGACCAGCAAGATGAAAGTCCTCAAGTTTGCCTGCAAG GTACAAAAGAAGGATCCCAAGGAATGGGCAGCTCAGTACCGAGAGGCTATGGAAGCGGATTTGAAGGCTGCAGCTGAGGCTGCAGCTGAAGCCAAGGCGAGAGCCGAGATTAGAGCTCGAATGGGCATTGGGCTTGGCGCGGAGAACGCTGCTGGGCCCTGCAACTGGGATGATGCTGATATTGGACCCTGGGCCAAAGCCCGGATCCAGGCGGGAGCGGAAGCTAAAGCCAAAGGCCAAGAGAGTGGCAGTGCCAGCACCGGTACCAGTACCAGTACCAATAACAGTGCCAGTGCCAGCACCAGTGGTGGCTTCAGTACTGGTACCAGCCTGACCGCCACTCTCACATTTGGGCTCTTCGCTGGCCTTGGTGGAGCTGGTGCCAGCACCAGTGGCAGCTCTGGTGCCTGTGGTTTCTCCTACAAGTGA